GACGTTTGCCGCATATTCTATTATATTTCTTACTTCTCTTACATTGCCGGGGTAAGTATATTTAACCAGAATTGATTTTGCCCGGGAGTTGAAACCAGATATTTTTTTATTTAAAGATTCATTGAATTTTTTAAGAAAATGGTTGAGAAGAAGGAGAAGGTCGTCGTCTCTTTCTCTTAATGGGGGAAGGTGAATTCTTGCCACATTAAGTCTGAATAACAAGTCCTGCCTGAAGTTACCTTCTCCTACCATTTGTTCAAGATTTCTATGGGTTGCTGCAATTATCCGGACATTTGCTTGGAATCCTTTTGTGCTGCCAAGGGGATATACCACTTTATCATCAAGAAAAGTCAGCAGTTTTACCTGAAGGGTCAAGGGAAGATCCCCAATTTCAGTGAGAAAAAGAGTTCCATTATGTGCTAGCTTAAATCTTCCGGGTTTGTTTTCAACAGCACCTGTAAAGGCTCCTTTGTTGTGTCCAAAAAGTTCACTTTCAAGCAGTGTCTCAGGAAGTGCACCGCAATTAACTTTTATAAAAGGGCCTTCAGATCTTTCAGATGCCCTGTGCATTTCTTCAGCAAGAAGATCTTTTCCTGTACCTGTTTCACCTGTGATAAGAGTTGAAGCATCGCTTTGGGCAAGCACAGGAAGAAGTCTGTAAATTTTAGCCATTTCCGGACTTCTTCCTATTATGCTTGAAAAACTTAAATCCTCTTGATAATTTTTTGTTTTATTTTTTTCTTTTTCCGGTTTTTTTACAATGAGGATATAGCCTTGTTTATTTGCTGAAGAATCGTAAATTTCTGAAAAAAGAATTTTTACAGGAATTATTTGTCTGAAGGAATTTAAAATATCTGTTTCAATAAAGTTGTTTTCCATTTTTGTTTCAGGTTTTTTTAAAGGACATTCATGGCCGCAATGCCTGGTTTTTAAAAAATATCTGCACGGGAGGCCCAGTGCTTTTTCAAGGGAAAGATCAGAAATTGTTTTTGTTTTTGAATTAAAAAAAACCAGATTGAGCTCATTATCTAGGATAATAATAGGATGATCAAAAGCATCAAAAAGTTTTTCTAAATTTGTTCCTTTTTGGAACAAGCCTCTAGCTATGGGAGGCGAAGTTAGCGGGTTCATTATGTTTCACCTTGGTTTTTCTTTTATAAAAAGAGTATCTTTAAGTTTTGCCCAACTTTAATTCAAAATGAAACATTGATTGAAACATTTATTGTGAATAGTTTAAAGAAAATATTTTTTTAAAGACAATAAAAAACTTCCGATCTGAATTATGGGGGAGGAAGTAACTTCAGATCGGAAGTTTAAGGGGGATGGATATTTTTAAGATACAATTTAAAGATTTAAGCTGACTGCAAGAGGCAGAAAAATAAATTTATAATATTAAATTAAACACTCATATGATCAGTTGTTTCATGGGATTTTAAGTCAATATTTGTAAAAAAATTTTCTGAAATTACCTCAGAAATTCTCCATTCAAGCTCTTTGTAATCAATAGGTTTTATAAAACAGTCAACAGCTCCTAAATCAATAATTTCCATGGCTTCAGAAAGGCTTAATATTTCTGCTGCAACAATTATTTTTGTGTAAGGCTTCAGCCTTAGTATTTTTAAAAGTGAAACAATGGCATCACTGGCATTTTTATAGTCAAGAACAATACAATTGGAGCTTAAGTCAATTGAAAAGGAAACAATATTTGCAGCTGAAGATTTTATTGGAGTCATGCCCATATTTTTAATTTGATTTATTATTTCATCTGATACAGCATCCCCTCCGACCAGAATTTCTGGCTTTTCAAGAGAATTTGTATAGGTATTTTCATATTTTTTAAAATTTTTCATCTTTCCACCTCATAAATTAATGAATAAAAAATCATCCCTTAATTTATTATATAGCAATAGATATGCCATAAAACTATTATCTTTGGCTTATCCTTAGAGTTGTCAAGGTTTAAAATCTCCATTTCAGTTTCCAGCAGCTGACAGTCTGGTGAACAAAGAAAAGAGAAAAAGAACCGATCCTATGGAAACAGCTATTACAATTAATGTTTGAATATTAGTCAGTTTGATATTTGTTTTGAGCCCTTTTCCTATAAGCCACCATTTCCAGACTTCAGCAAACCAGAGAAAAAAAGGGATGCCGGCTCCAATTATTGTTGTACCTGCTGAATAAGCAAAAATTGAAAAACATTTTTTATAATCTGCGTTGTCAGGTGTGATTACAAGAATAGCAGTAAATGCAAAAAATGCTGCAATCAATGTCATTCCTACAGCATTGATAAAGTATATGGAGCCTGTAATAGCTATATAGTCTGCTACAGATGTTGAAAAAATAAAAACTATTGCTGAAAAAAAACAGGAAATACATAAAAAATAAAAAGGAGGTTTAAGGCTTATATTTTTTGGAAGATTTTCAAAAAAAGCCCCTGGATTTTTT
The window above is part of the Desulforegulaceae bacterium genome. Proteins encoded here:
- a CDS encoding sigma 54-interacting transcriptional regulator; the protein is MNPLTSPPIARGLFQKGTNLEKLFDAFDHPIIILDNELNLVFFNSKTKTISDLSLEKALGLPCRYFLKTRHCGHECPLKKPETKMENNFIETDILNSFRQIIPVKILFSEIYDSSANKQGYILIVKKPEKEKNKTKNYQEDLSFSSIIGRSPEMAKIYRLLPVLAQSDASTLITGETGTGKDLLAEEMHRASERSEGPFIKVNCGALPETLLESELFGHNKGAFTGAVENKPGRFKLAHNGTLFLTEIGDLPLTLQVKLLTFLDDKVVYPLGSTKGFQANVRIIAATHRNLEQMVGEGNFRQDLLFRLNVARIHLPPLRERDDDLLLLLNHFLKKFNESLNKKISGFNSRAKSILVKYTYPGNVREVRNIIEYAANVCQNSKIAPPDLPAYIQHRDKPSKDTTSGSEEVLKHSNPDKSEQKETTIETASFSSFPEIERKLIIDALLKSGGSKSKAAEILGWGRTTLWRKMKKYEIG
- a CDS encoding YIP1 family protein, yielding MNQLTIKSYIDTLSTMIKNPGAFFENLPKNISLKPPFYFLCISCFFSAIVFIFSTSVADYIAITGSIYFINAVGMTLIAAFFAFTAILVITPDNADYKKCFSIFAYSAGTTIIGAGIPFFLWFAEVWKWWLIGKGLKTNIKLTNIQTLIVIAVSIGSVLFLFSLFTRLSAAGN